The genomic DNA GATGTCGACACGGTGACGCATCCGCACGGCATCGCGTCGACCACCGTCACGGCGTCGTCGGAGCGCGCCTTCGCGGCGCAGCGGCGCATCACGACGCTGGCTCGGAGGGCGCGGGCCGCGGGTGACTCACGGACGCTCGCTCAGCTGCGGTCCGACATCGCCACCGACCTGCTCATCCGCGGCCAGGTGGCCGGCGACGCCCTGCTCGGCGAAGCACCGGCCGCGCATCTGCAGGTCGTCGTCAGCCTCGCGGCGCTGCTGCCTGACCCGACGCGCTCGTCCTCCGCCGCCGAGGGCGGCGCTCGCGCCCATGCCCATGCCCGTGCCCAGACGGAGACGCCCTACGACCCTCGCACGGCCGGCGTCGGAGAAGCCCTCGGTCTAGGCTTCCTCACCGCGCAGCAGGTGCGGGCGATGGCGTTCGCGCGCGGCAGCATCTGGCAGCGACTCGTCACGGACCCGGCGAGCGGCACGGTCATCGACGCCGAGTCGTCGTACCGGCCGTCGGCCGCGCTGCGCCGCACGGTCGAGGCGCGTGACCAGCACTGCCGCGCGCCCGGGTGCGAGCACCCGGCGCAGGAGTGCGACCTCGACCACGCCGTTCCCTGGTCCGCTCTCGCCGATGACCCCTCCGACGGGGCGACGCATGAGCACAACCTGCACACGCTGCACCGCGGGCACCACATCGCGAAGACTCGGCAGTGGTGGCGTGCTCAGCTGCACACGGACGGTTCGGTGCGCTGGACCACGCTGAGCGGTCAGCGGGTCACGACTCATCCGCCCGATCACCATCAGCCGCACGACCTCGCGGCGTACGAGCACTCCGTGGCCGAGCGTGTGCTCGCGGCGCTCCTGGAGGACCACACCGACCCGCCACCGACCACACCTGAGATGGCGGCGGTGAGGATGCGCGTTGCTCGCACGCAGACTGCGAGACCCACCGGCTCAGCAACACATGATGTCGATGTCGGCCCGCCGCCGTTCTGACGTGGGCGGTGCCGGCGTCACCGGCACCGCATCGGGTCGACGTTGGCGACGTCCGGCCTCGGCGATGATGAGCCGCATGAGCTTCACGTTCGTGCAGGTCGACCCGCAGGATCACGCGCTGCTGTCGCAGGTCGGAGACATCACCAAGCGGGCCTACGTCGACGGCGGCCACCTCGCGGTCGATGACGACTACGCGACGCACCTCGCCGACGCCGCCGGCAGAGCACGCGACGGAGAGCTGTGGGCAGCCGTCGAGGACAGGACCGTCCTCGGTTCGGTGGCGTTCGGTCCTCCGGGGAGTCCGCTCGCGGAGGTTGCAGGCCCGGACGAGGCCGAGTTCCGCATGCTGTCGGTCGACGCAGCCGCGCGGGGCCGCGGCGTCGGAAGTGCACTGGTGAGGCAGTGCATCGCACGCGCACGTGCGCACCACCTGCGCGCCATAGTCCTGTCGACCCAGCCGACCATGCGCGATGCGCACCGCATCTACGAACGCCTCGGTTTCGCCCGCACACCCGAGCGTGACTGGAAGCCCGTCCCCAGCGTCACGCTGAAGACCTACCGCCTCGATCTCTGACCAGTGACACGCTCGCCGGAGCGCCTGGTGAGGATCAGTCGATCAGGTCGGTCAGGGGCACGTCCGGGTCCTCGAGCCGATCCAGGTCGACCTGCTGCTTCGAACGGATCAGCGCCTTCACGTCGTCGACGACGTCCCACACGTTGACGTTCATGCCAGCCTGCACGCGCCCGTCACGCACCCAGAACGCGATCAGCTCGCGGCCGTCGAGGTCACCCCGCACCACGACCTCGTCGGACGGGTCGGCGAGGCCGACGTACTCCATCCCGAGGTCGTACTGATCGGAGAAGAAGTAGGGCAGGTCGTCGTACGACGCGTCCTCGCCCAGGATCGCGGCCGCCACAGACGCGGGATGATTGAGCGCGTTCGCCCAGTGCTCGACCCGAATCTCCTTGCCCGACAACGCATCTGGGTATCGTGCGACATCGCCGACCGCATAGACGTGCTCGTCACTCGTGCGCCCCGACGCGTCGACCACGACACCGTCGTTGATCTTCAGGCCGGCGTCGGAGGCGAGCTCGACCGACGGAGCGGCACCGATGCCGACGACCACCACATCGGTCGGCAGTGTCTCGCCCGAGCCGAGGCGTACGCCGCTCACCGAGCCCTCCCCCTCGATCGCCTCGACCGTCACGCCGGTGCGCAGGTCGACACCCTGCGACCGGTGCAGGTCGGCGAACATCGCGCCCATCTTCGGGCCGAGGACCCGCAGCAGCGGCTGCTCCAACGACTCGAGCACCGTGACGTCGGCGCCGGCCTTACGGGCGGCGGCCGCGGTCTCGAGCCCGATCCACCCGCCGCCGATGATCACCACCCGGGCGCCGTCGGCGAAGGCGGCACGCAACCGGTCGCTGTCCTCGACGGTGCGCAGCGAGAGCACGCCGTCGAAATCGGCACCCGGGAGGTCGAGCCGTCTCGGCGTGGCTCCGGTCGCGAGCACGAGCGTGTCGTACGGCAGGTCGTCGCCGGCGTCGGTGCGCACCGTCCGCGCCTGGACGTCGAGGGCCGTCGCCCGCTCACCTCGCCGC from Luteipulveratus halotolerans includes the following:
- a CDS encoding HNH endonuclease signature motif containing protein, which encodes MPSDTAVVTVSGLPPHLAQWLALVAERAGARAVVSGPAAGVCGSTDRPDPDASSAPTVPPEPGDPFLAARSAAAEVIRAAEGVEAWVGFAHSGATGDLLRATEDDPGIDLGQHESASTRQTRRALARTAVATELQLLTGATITRCRDDVALAGAAPERVGHLRARMACGTVSLWRARLLLKETRHLDPLTAATVMRRVLTPVGRHPDDEGPTSVDADELEALLAAPALSQATVRRRLARQLALAESAGEFARRSHRDAVDARDVDTVTHPHGIASTTVTASSERAFAAQRRITTLARRARAAGDSRTLAQLRSDIATDLLIRGQVAGDALLGEAPAAHLQVVVSLAALLPDPTRSSSAAEGGARAHAHARAQTETPYDPRTAGVGEALGLGFLTAQQVRAMAFARGSIWQRLVTDPASGTVIDAESSYRPSAALRRTVEARDQHCRAPGCEHPAQECDLDHAVPWSALADDPSDGATHEHNLHTLHRGHHIAKTRQWWRAQLHTDGSVRWTTLSGQRVTTHPPDHHQPHDLAAYEHSVAERVLAALLEDHTDPPPTTPEMAAVRMRVARTQTARPTGSATHDVDVGPPPF
- a CDS encoding GNAT family N-acetyltransferase, producing MSFTFVQVDPQDHALLSQVGDITKRAYVDGGHLAVDDDYATHLADAAGRARDGELWAAVEDRTVLGSVAFGPPGSPLAEVAGPDEAEFRMLSVDAAARGRGVGSALVRQCIARARAHHLRAIVLSTQPTMRDAHRIYERLGFARTPERDWKPVPSVTLKTYRLDL
- a CDS encoding NAD(P)/FAD-dependent oxidoreductase, with translation MADKRRIVVVGGGLAGAKTVEALRERGFDGPLLVVSAEDRLPYERPPLSKDYLQTGEGLDDATVHPVEWYDEQHVELRRGERATALDVQARTVRTDAGDDLPYDTLVLATGATPRRLDLPGADFDGVLSLRTVEDSDRLRAAFADGARVVIIGGGWIGLETAAAARKAGADVTVLESLEQPLLRVLGPKMGAMFADLHRSQGVDLRTGVTVEAIEGEGSVSGVRLGSGETLPTDVVVVGIGAAPSVELASDAGLKINDGVVVDASGRTSDEHVYAVGDVARYPDALSGKEIRVEHWANALNHPASVAAAILGEDASYDDLPYFFSDQYDLGMEYVGLADPSDEVVVRGDLDGRELIAFWVRDGRVQAGMNVNVWDVVDDVKALIRSKQQVDLDRLEDPDVPLTDLID